Proteins from one Humidesulfovibrio mexicanus genomic window:
- a CDS encoding type I polyketide synthase: MKKTYHYTDECIAVIGMACRFPGAENLDAFWEGLLLGRQGMVTLSREELGRGPHAALLEDPQYVPMACGIQGHDHFDADFFGLSPHEAAITDPQQRLLLEYAWKAFEHAGHAPGDSRGTATGVFASCGLSSYLLINLYGHLTAGRLDMTEALLGNDKDYAATRLAYKLNLRGPAMTIQSACSSSLTALHMACQALLGGECDRALVASATLLGPQLGYLYLEGGMRSPDGRCRPYDAQGQGTIFGSGVGAVLLRRLEDAQAQGDHILAVVRATAANNDGGDKVGFTAPGVNAQATVIAEALRLSGVSPWDVDFVEGHGTATPLGDPIEVAALGTAFLEAAQAPSPEGRSILLGSVKGNIGHLDATAGLAGFIKAVLCLRHGQVPGTANFKQLNPLFGQDIAPFTVRADCSALPEHGPARLGGVSAFGLGGTNVHIVLQGPPLHDDTADSPDGPLLFLLSGRDADGLFRTQADLAAHLDRDPPCMPDLAHTLLRGRAVLPARRAMVAASLEELKAALARRQDPARFVPAGEARPAAFLFPGQGAQHPAMAGSLYRSDQRFRELFRNMAEMVRAQGGPDLQAVLSACWEGDAAAAQRIAQTQTTQPLLFALEYALARLLMENGLRPAYLLGHSIGEYTAACLAGIFSEEDAARLVVARGAAMGRATGGAMLALSIGEGQLDMLPKPLRARVELAAANTSSSCVLSGQRQYLEACAEFLARAGEQGTLLKTSGAFHSSFMDAALPSFRDELERVPMRPPQLPVVSNLTGTWADASMATPEYWLRQLRGTIRFAQCLRTLFAQRCLGVELGPGRTLCSFARQELGDECVAVSALGGRGQREPESALEILGEVWTAGGELAWDGCPGIRPGRTVPLPGYAFARQRHWIAPLADATVAGRNAPSTAPAATLPKQSRASRDGYAPPTTESERILAEIWEELLLMRPVGVEDNFIELGGNSMHVLRMVRMGTNRGLHFTAKDVFTAKTIAALCRCMEQNGHMRRDGANAVGDRVETIEDHRFDGVSDDDLQAILAATGADK, from the coding sequence TGGCATCCAGGGGCACGACCACTTCGATGCAGACTTTTTCGGCCTCTCGCCCCACGAAGCGGCCATAACCGATCCGCAACAACGCCTGTTGCTCGAATACGCCTGGAAGGCCTTCGAGCACGCTGGGCACGCACCGGGAGATTCACGGGGGACCGCCACTGGCGTGTTCGCCAGTTGCGGCCTCAGCTCCTACCTCCTTATCAACCTGTACGGCCACCTGACTGCGGGCCGACTGGACATGACCGAGGCGCTGCTTGGCAACGACAAGGATTACGCGGCCACACGCCTGGCCTACAAGCTGAACCTGCGCGGTCCGGCCATGACGATCCAGAGCGCGTGTTCCTCGTCCCTGACCGCCCTGCACATGGCCTGCCAGGCGCTGCTGGGCGGCGAATGCGACCGTGCCCTTGTGGCCTCGGCCACCCTGCTGGGGCCGCAACTCGGCTACCTGTATCTCGAAGGGGGAATGCGTTCGCCCGACGGACGCTGCCGCCCCTACGATGCCCAAGGCCAGGGCACGATCTTCGGGTCCGGTGTCGGGGCGGTTCTGCTCAGGCGGCTGGAGGACGCCCAGGCCCAGGGCGACCATATTCTGGCCGTAGTCCGGGCCACAGCGGCAAACAACGATGGCGGCGACAAGGTGGGCTTCACCGCCCCAGGGGTCAACGCGCAGGCTACTGTCATCGCCGAGGCGCTCCGGCTCTCCGGGGTGTCCCCCTGGGACGTGGACTTCGTGGAAGGGCACGGCACCGCTACGCCCCTGGGCGACCCCATAGAAGTTGCGGCCCTTGGGACGGCGTTCCTGGAAGCCGCACAGGCCCCTTCTCCGGAAGGACGCTCCATCCTGCTCGGCTCGGTCAAAGGCAACATCGGCCATCTGGATGCCACGGCGGGGCTGGCCGGGTTCATCAAAGCCGTGCTCTGCCTGCGCCACGGCCAAGTTCCCGGCACTGCCAATTTCAAGCAGCTCAATCCTCTCTTCGGCCAGGACATCGCGCCCTTCACCGTGCGGGCGGATTGTTCCGCCCTGCCCGAACACGGACCAGCGCGGCTGGGAGGGGTCAGCGCCTTCGGATTGGGCGGCACCAATGTCCACATCGTGCTCCAAGGGCCTCCACTCCACGACGACACAGCCGACTCCCCGGACGGTCCGTTGCTGTTTCTGCTCTCCGGGCGCGATGCCGACGGCCTGTTCCGCACCCAGGCGGACCTAGCCGCCCACCTGGACCGCGATCCTCCCTGTATGCCGGACCTTGCCCACACCCTGCTGCGCGGCCGGGCAGTGCTCCCAGCCCGCAGGGCCATGGTGGCGGCCAGCCTTGAGGAACTGAAGGCCGCTCTGGCGCGGAGGCAGGATCCCGCCCGATTCGTCCCAGCGGGAGAGGCGCGGCCCGCCGCGTTCCTCTTTCCCGGCCAGGGCGCGCAACATCCGGCCATGGCGGGCAGCCTTTACCGCTCGGACCAACGCTTTCGCGAGCTGTTCAGAAACATGGCGGAGATGGTGCGCGCCCAAGGCGGTCCGGACCTGCAGGCAGTACTGAGCGCCTGCTGGGAGGGCGACGCGGCGGCGGCCCAGCGGATCGCGCAGACGCAGACAACCCAGCCCCTGCTTTTCGCGTTGGAGTACGCCCTGGCGCGGCTGCTCATGGAAAACGGCCTCAGGCCCGCGTACCTGCTGGGCCACAGCATTGGAGAATACACGGCGGCCTGCCTGGCCGGGATATTTTCCGAAGAAGACGCGGCGCGCTTGGTTGTCGCGCGCGGCGCGGCCATGGGTCGGGCCACGGGTGGGGCCATGCTGGCCCTGTCCATCGGGGAAGGCCAATTGGACATGCTGCCCAAACCGCTGCGTGCCAGGGTGGAGCTGGCTGCAGCCAACACCTCCTCCAGTTGCGTGCTCTCCGGGCAGCGGCAATATCTTGAAGCCTGCGCCGAATTCCTGGCCCGCGCCGGGGAGCAGGGCACCCTGCTCAAGACCTCCGGCGCGTTCCACTCCTCATTCATGGACGCAGCGCTCCCCAGCTTTCGGGACGAGTTGGAACGTGTGCCCATGCGCCCCCCCCAACTGCCCGTGGTGAGCAACCTCACCGGGACCTGGGCCGACGCGTCCATGGCCACGCCGGAATACTGGCTGCGCCAGTTGCGCGGGACCATACGCTTCGCCCAATGCCTGCGCACACTCTTTGCCCAGCGCTGCCTGGGGGTGGAGCTTGGGCCGGGCAGAACCCTGTGCTCCTTCGCCCGGCAGGAGCTCGGAGACGAGTGCGTGGCCGTGTCCGCCTTGGGTGGCCGGGGGCAACGCGAGCCAGAATCGGCCCTGGAAATTCTCGGTGAGGTGTGGACTGCCGGAGGCGAGCTGGCCTGGGATGGCTGCCCCGGCATCCGGCCGGGCAGAACCGTGCCACTGCCGGGCTACGCCTTCGCGCGGCAGCGGCACTGGATCGCTCCCTTGGCGGACGCGACCGTCGCGGGGCGAAACGCGCCGTCCACGGCCCCAGCCGCCACCTTGCCCAAGCAGTCCAGGGCCAGCCGGGACGGCTACGCGCCTCCAACCACGGAATCCGAGCGCATCCTGGCAGAAATATGGGAAGAATTGCTATTGATGCGCCCCGTCGGCGTAGAGGACAACTTCATTGAGCTGGGCGGCAACTCCATGCACGTGCTGCGCATGGTCCGCATGGGGACAAACCGCGGCCTACACTTCACCGCAAAGGATGTGTTCACGGCCAAAACCATCGCCGCATTGTGCCGATGCATGGAGCAGAACGGGCACATGCGGCGCGACGGGGCCAACGCAGTAGGCGACCGCGTGGAAACAATCGAGGACCATAGATTCGACGGCGTTTCGGATGATGACTTGCAGGCAATACTCGCCGCCACTGGAGCAGACAAATGA